A region of Prochlorococcus marinus subsp. pastoris str. CCMP1986 DNA encodes the following proteins:
- the pyrE gene encoding orotate phosphoribosyltransferase — protein sequence MNNFSQKNKLNKENLLKLLIEKSYKKGNFTLASGKKSAHYLNCKPVSLNGTGLKLISNLFLELMDPSSKAVAGLTLGADPLVSGLIVTAASQGLLIDALIIRKEIKEYGTKAGLEGPILKEGTEVTVLEDVVTTAGSAIKAINKLRENNLLVKEVLSIVDRREGGYEALKEQNIQLKSLFSIEDFL from the coding sequence ATGAACAATTTCTCGCAGAAGAATAAATTAAATAAGGAGAATTTGTTAAAACTTTTAATTGAAAAGTCTTATAAGAAAGGAAACTTTACTTTGGCATCTGGCAAAAAAAGTGCTCATTATCTAAATTGTAAACCTGTATCTTTAAATGGCACAGGGTTGAAATTAATTAGCAATTTGTTTTTGGAGTTAATGGATCCAAGTTCAAAAGCTGTGGCTGGGTTGACTTTAGGAGCCGATCCTTTAGTTAGTGGTTTAATCGTAACAGCTGCTTCTCAAGGGTTATTAATAGATGCTTTAATCATCAGAAAAGAAATAAAAGAATATGGAACAAAGGCTGGGTTAGAGGGGCCTATATTAAAAGAAGGAACTGAAGTAACTGTCTTAGAAGATGTTGTGACTACTGCTGGATCAGCTATTAAAGCAATTAATAAGTTACGCGAAAATAATCTTTTAGTTAAAGAAGTTTTGTCTATTGTCGATAGAAGAGAAGGAGGATATGAGGCCTTGAAAGAACAAAATATACAATTAAAAAGCTTATTTTCAATAGAAGACTTTCTATAA
- a CDS encoding TM0106 family RecB-like putative nuclease: MNNLYLKSFIRCKRKAWLDYQGNKSQRIWSPHQSIEIIKRYKTFYKLSDGDLYSGEKACKRGSSGVIGLKARSKVINNINTEMQPQLLKKVGGHSKWGEYKYIPVVYKLGHRTTKEHLFDLAFSSMLLEPFQEAKIEKGLVISNFSNRINIEKIDLNPRLRKKVIHTFLNLNEYLKRSIPDITEDRKKCTICSWQKFCDTEAKDNGYLTDIDGIGSKTALFLQKNGISNIKELAATKKIDLGKKLFQFKEQRFEKASKFIKQSKAYLSGIPIRILENKNLSYLLKNKDSGFFIFDIESNPDDKHDFLYGFLKVNSLFENIEDDFYDPILNLKNNTKKSNQEIIQKLFSQKYWPVLHYGETEKIAILNLARQSDLDLKEIEILNSRFIDLHLIVRGSWILPIRNYSLKTVANWIGFKWEQENVSGSKALYWWIQYKSTLNDIFLKKIIKYNRDDCLATLQIAKWLIKKH; this comes from the coding sequence TTGAATAATCTTTATTTAAAAAGTTTTATAAGATGCAAAAGAAAAGCTTGGCTCGATTATCAGGGCAATAAGTCTCAAAGAATTTGGTCACCACATCAATCTATAGAAATAATTAAACGATACAAAACCTTTTACAAACTAAGTGATGGAGATTTATATTCTGGGGAAAAAGCCTGTAAGAGGGGTTCAAGTGGAGTAATCGGATTAAAGGCAAGATCTAAAGTAATCAATAATATAAATACAGAAATGCAACCTCAATTACTTAAAAAAGTAGGTGGTCATAGCAAATGGGGCGAATATAAATATATACCTGTTGTATATAAGTTAGGCCATAGAACAACAAAAGAGCATCTATTCGATTTAGCTTTTTCTTCGATGTTATTAGAACCCTTTCAAGAAGCAAAAATTGAAAAAGGATTGGTAATTTCAAATTTTTCAAATCGAATTAATATTGAAAAAATTGATTTAAATCCACGCTTAAGAAAAAAAGTAATACATACCTTTTTAAATTTAAATGAATATCTAAAAAGATCTATTCCAGATATTACTGAAGACAGGAAAAAATGTACGATATGTTCATGGCAAAAGTTTTGCGATACAGAAGCAAAAGATAATGGATATCTAACTGATATAGATGGTATTGGTTCTAAAACAGCCTTGTTTCTCCAAAAAAATGGGATATCTAATATTAAAGAACTAGCTGCTACCAAGAAAATCGATTTAGGAAAAAAACTTTTTCAATTTAAGGAGCAAAGATTTGAAAAAGCTTCAAAGTTTATAAAGCAATCAAAAGCATATTTATCAGGAATACCAATTCGAATTTTGGAAAATAAAAACTTATCTTATCTTTTAAAAAATAAAGATTCGGGATTCTTTATTTTTGATATTGAGTCAAATCCAGATGATAAACATGATTTTTTATATGGATTTTTAAAAGTAAATAGTTTGTTTGAAAATATTGAAGATGATTTTTATGATCCAATATTAAACCTTAAAAACAATACTAAAAAATCTAATCAAGAAATTATTCAAAAACTTTTTTCTCAAAAATACTGGCCAGTTTTACATTATGGAGAGACTGAGAAAATTGCAATTTTAAATTTAGCTAGGCAATCAGATCTCGATTTAAAAGAAATTGAAATCCTAAATTCCAGATTTATAGACTTACACTTAATTGTAAGAGGATCGTGGATATTACCTATTAGAAACTATAGTTTAAAAACAGTTGCTAATTGGATTGGATTCAAATGGGAGCAAGAAAATGTAAGTGGATCAAAAGCTTTATATTGGTGGATACAATATAAAAGCACCTTAAATGATATTTTCCTAAAAAAAATAATTAAATATAATCGAGATGACTGTTTGGCTACACTTCAAATCGCGAAGTGGTTAATCAAAAAACATTAA
- a CDS encoding hemolysin family protein, whose translation MKITLLFLLLIFPAFFAASELSFLLIRPSKVLRLIEEKRKGAFSILKIQKRFRSSLIASQFGVTISLVAVGWLSKGLANDFWNVNKFSNRIYDLLLFLFIVLIVTLISGLIPKALVINNPESAALRLTTIFDAVRKGMQPIVSVIEFFASACLRLFNLNNKWDSLNSVLSAGELETLIETDNVTGLKPDEKNILEGVFALKDTQVKEVMIPRSEMVTLPKNITFAELMKQVDKTRHARFFVIGESLDDVLGVLDLRYLAKPISKSEMGANTLLEPFLLPVTKVIETCSLAEILPIVRDYNPFLLVVDEHGGTEGLITAADLTGEIVGEEMLNTRVYSDMKMLDNFSKKWSIAGKAEIIEINKKLGCFLPEGADYHTLAGFLLEKFQMVPKIGDSLEFKNIKFEIISMSGPKIDRVKIFLPKS comes from the coding sequence ATGAAAATAACTTTACTATTTTTACTTTTGATATTTCCAGCTTTTTTTGCTGCGAGTGAACTTTCGTTTTTATTAATAAGGCCAAGTAAAGTTTTAAGACTGATAGAAGAGAAAAGAAAAGGAGCATTTTCCATTTTAAAAATTCAAAAAAGATTCAGATCTTCTTTAATAGCATCTCAATTTGGTGTGACAATTTCTCTTGTAGCTGTTGGTTGGTTAAGTAAAGGTTTGGCTAATGATTTTTGGAACGTAAATAAATTTTCAAATCGAATATATGATCTCTTATTATTTTTATTTATTGTACTTATAGTCACCCTCATATCAGGTCTTATTCCTAAAGCATTAGTAATTAATAATCCAGAGTCAGCCGCTTTGAGATTAACTACAATTTTTGATGCAGTTCGAAAAGGAATGCAACCTATTGTCTCTGTAATTGAATTTTTTGCAAGTGCTTGTTTAAGGTTATTTAATCTAAACAACAAATGGGATTCATTAAATTCAGTATTATCGGCAGGTGAATTAGAAACATTAATAGAAACAGATAATGTCACGGGATTAAAGCCTGATGAGAAAAACATCTTAGAAGGTGTTTTTGCTTTAAAAGATACTCAAGTCAAAGAAGTAATGATTCCAAGATCTGAGATGGTAACTTTGCCAAAAAATATTACGTTTGCTGAACTTATGAAACAGGTTGATAAAACAAGGCATGCTCGTTTTTTTGTAATTGGTGAGTCTCTTGATGATGTTTTAGGAGTTTTAGATTTACGTTACTTAGCAAAACCAATTTCTAAAAGCGAAATGGGAGCAAATACATTATTAGAGCCTTTCCTTTTGCCAGTAACAAAAGTAATAGAGACATGCTCACTAGCAGAAATATTACCTATCGTTAGAGATTATAATCCATTTTTACTGGTTGTTGATGAACATGGTGGGACTGAGGGACTTATCACTGCAGCTGATCTTACTGGCGAAATTGTTGGGGAAGAAATGCTAAACACCAGAGTATATTCTGATATGAAAATGTTGGATAATTTCTCTAAGAAGTGGTCAATTGCTGGTAAAGCAGAAATAATAGAAATCAACAAAAAGTTGGGATGTTTTCTTCCAGAAGGAGCTGATTATCATACACTCGCTGGATTTCTTCTTGAAAAATTTCAAATGGTCCCAAAAATCGGAGATAGTTTAGAATTTAAAAATATTAAATTTGAAATAATTTCAATGTCAGGTCCCAAAATAGATCGTGTAAAAATATTTCTACCAAAAAGTTAA
- a CDS encoding phosphoglucomutase/phosphomannomutase family protein — MSSNELDEIKFGTDGWRGIIGFDFNLSNLSRVVVASCQELYYQYFEETNSKKILIGYDRRFMANEFAKEIASFVKGCGFEPILSTSYVPTPSCSLYAKKFMFLGCLVITASHNPYNWLGLKIKSFKGCSVDESFTKEVEKRLLLGNSIERLEGAYEKVDIKKFHLDQIKSNFNIDFIANNLKKMNLHIFVDSMHGSAANCLSQIFEGYDSKIFTEIRADYDPLFGGNPPEPLLKYLDNLTKTLTKTSKNGIKTLGIIFDGDGDRIAVIDEKGRFCSTQVLLPFFISYLGEKNKNLYPVLKTVSGSDIISNIAKNQDREVFELPVGFKYIAKKMIKEKIFIGGEESGGVGFGDFMPERDALYAAMILLNGIAEKSKYLYETLDQIQENFGPSFYRRIDVKFPNQSEKEILEKYIKNNIPSKICGYSIKSVSNIDGIKLRMDNNFWLLFRFSGTEPLLRLYCEAKSENDLNEVLEWSQKYINKVKNIK; from the coding sequence TTGTCTTCAAATGAACTAGATGAAATAAAATTCGGAACTGATGGCTGGCGAGGAATAATTGGTTTTGATTTCAATCTATCAAATCTCTCAAGAGTTGTAGTCGCTTCTTGTCAGGAATTATATTATCAATACTTCGAAGAAACAAATTCTAAAAAAATTCTTATAGGGTACGATCGTAGATTTATGGCAAATGAGTTCGCAAAAGAGATAGCATCTTTTGTTAAAGGGTGTGGTTTTGAACCCATTCTTTCTACTAGTTATGTGCCCACCCCTTCCTGCAGCTTATACGCCAAAAAATTTATGTTTTTAGGTTGTTTAGTTATTACTGCAAGTCATAATCCTTATAATTGGCTGGGTTTAAAGATTAAAAGTTTTAAAGGATGTTCTGTGGATGAATCTTTTACAAAGGAAGTTGAAAAAAGGTTACTTCTGGGAAACTCAATTGAAAGATTGGAAGGTGCATATGAAAAAGTTGATATTAAGAAGTTTCATTTAGATCAAATTAAATCTAATTTTAATATTGATTTTATTGCTAATAATTTAAAGAAAATGAATTTGCATATTTTTGTTGACTCTATGCATGGTTCAGCAGCCAATTGCCTTAGTCAGATCTTTGAAGGTTATGATTCAAAAATTTTTACTGAAATTAGAGCAGATTATGATCCTTTATTTGGAGGAAATCCTCCAGAGCCACTGCTAAAATATTTAGATAATTTAACTAAAACATTAACAAAAACTTCTAAAAATGGTATTAAAACGCTAGGCATAATTTTTGATGGGGATGGCGATAGGATTGCTGTAATTGATGAAAAAGGAAGATTTTGTAGTACTCAAGTTTTATTACCTTTCTTTATTAGTTATTTGGGAGAAAAGAATAAGAATTTATATCCAGTACTTAAAACTGTTAGTGGTTCAGACATAATTAGTAATATCGCAAAAAATCAAGATAGAGAGGTTTTCGAACTACCGGTTGGTTTTAAATATATCGCAAAAAAAATGATTAAAGAAAAAATATTTATTGGAGGAGAGGAATCAGGAGGGGTAGGTTTTGGAGACTTTATGCCGGAGAGAGATGCTTTATATGCAGCTATGATTTTACTAAATGGAATCGCAGAAAAATCAAAATATTTATATGAAACTTTAGATCAAATTCAAGAAAATTTTGGTCCAAGTTTTTATAGAAGAATTGATGTTAAATTTCCAAATCAATCAGAAAAAGAAATTCTTGAAAAATATATTAAAAATAATATTCCTTCAAAAATATGTGGCTATAGTATAAAAAGTGTATCAAATATCGACGGCATAAAATTGAGAATGGATAATAATTTTTGGCTATTATTTAGGTTCTCAGGAACAGAGCCTCTTTTAAGATTGTATTGTGAGGCAAAATCTGAAAATGATTTAAATGAGGTTTTGGAATGGAGTCAAAAATACATAAATAAAGTAAAAAATATAAAATGA
- the rdgB gene encoding RdgB/HAM1 family non-canonical purine NTP pyrophosphatase yields MKKLYLASKNQGKIEEYKKLLLNVNCQLLLQPESIEVEENGITFRENAIKKASEVSKKTRNYAIADDSGICIDALDGRPGIYSSRYAENDQKRIERVLHELDGEKNRGAFFIANVCVCSPSRDVILESEAKCFGNIILSPRGKGGFGYDPIFEERSTRLTFAEMNNVIKDSCSHRGRALKKIIPGLLEIFS; encoded by the coding sequence ATGAAAAAATTATATTTAGCAAGCAAAAACCAAGGTAAAATTGAAGAATATAAAAAATTACTATTAAATGTAAATTGCCAATTATTGCTTCAACCAGAATCAATAGAAGTTGAGGAGAATGGGATAACATTTAGGGAGAATGCAATCAAAAAAGCAAGTGAAGTTTCTAAAAAAACGAGGAATTATGCTATTGCAGATGATTCAGGAATATGTATTGATGCTTTGGACGGTAGGCCAGGAATTTACTCATCAAGATATGCAGAAAATGATCAAAAAAGAATAGAAAGAGTTTTACATGAACTTGATGGAGAAAAAAATAGAGGTGCTTTCTTTATTGCAAATGTTTGTGTTTGTTCTCCTTCTAGAGATGTGATATTAGAATCAGAGGCTAAATGTTTTGGAAACATTATTCTAAGCCCTAGAGGAAAAGGGGGTTTTGGGTATGACCCAATTTTCGAGGAGAGATCTACCAGATTAACTTTCGCAGAAATGAATAATGTTATTAAAGACTCTTGTAGTCATAGAGGTAGAGCACTAAAAAAAATTATTCCAGGCTTGCTTGAAATTTTTTCTTGA
- a CDS encoding folate-binding protein YgfZ encodes MSKIKENKEQFWLEKFDCFSVTGKDSKRFLNGITTGNIVDLNNKVLKSCWLSPNGILKSLLEINCSEKELKVIVLVGNTSEIRKYFNDIIFPSDDVSLSDSFSINRLQQVDDMNSWRITQPIFLKNEDKKYDFYKNNPNSMNTNDLQLWKINQAIPSLNSEINGKNNPLELGLTDLIDFNKGCYLGQETMSKIKNVSSLKQEIRVWTAKDKDVNLESVNKILFNNQNKEKSVGYITSIYVLESRIIKGLAMIKRKYLDKGNPFFSDNFGQISLEKSVGSTFL; translated from the coding sequence ATGTCAAAAATTAAAGAAAATAAAGAACAATTTTGGCTTGAAAAATTTGATTGCTTTTCTGTTACTGGAAAAGATAGTAAAAGATTCTTAAATGGAATAACTACAGGAAATATTGTTGATTTAAATAACAAGGTTTTAAAATCTTGCTGGTTATCCCCAAATGGAATTTTAAAGTCATTACTTGAAATTAATTGCTCAGAAAAAGAATTAAAAGTAATTGTCTTAGTAGGAAATACTAGTGAGATTAGAAAATACTTTAATGACATTATTTTTCCGTCTGACGATGTTTCATTAAGTGATTCTTTTTCAATAAATAGACTTCAGCAAGTTGATGATATGAATTCTTGGAGAATCACTCAACCTATTTTTTTAAAAAATGAAGATAAAAAATATGATTTTTATAAAAATAATCCAAATTCAATGAATACTAATGACTTGCAATTGTGGAAGATTAATCAGGCTATACCATCTTTAAATAGTGAAATTAATGGAAAAAATAATCCACTTGAATTAGGATTAACAGATCTTATAGACTTCAATAAAGGTTGTTATTTGGGTCAAGAAACAATGTCAAAAATCAAGAATGTTTCTTCTTTAAAGCAGGAGATCAGAGTATGGACGGCTAAAGATAAAGATGTGAATTTAGAATCTGTGAATAAAATTCTTTTTAATAATCAGAATAAAGAAAAATCGGTTGGTTATATTACCAGCATTTATGTATTAGAGTCTCGAATAATAAAAGGCCTAGCAATGATAAAGAGAAAATATTTAGATAAGGGAAATCCATTTTTCTCTGATAATTTTGGCCAAATTTCATTAGAGAAATCTGTAGGTTCAACTTTTCTTTAA